One Salvelinus namaycush isolate Seneca chromosome 4, SaNama_1.0, whole genome shotgun sequence genomic window carries:
- the LOC120046618 gene encoding 40S ribosomal protein S24, which translates to MNDTVTVRTRKFMTNRLLQRKQMVVDVLHPGKATVPKTEIREKLAKMYKTTPDVVFVFGFRTQFGGGKTTGFAMVYDSLDYAKKNEPKHRLARHGLYEKKKSSRKQRKERKNRMKKVRGTKKASVGAAGKK; encoded by the exons ATG AACGACACAGTGACAGTCAGAACCCGGAAGTTCATGACAAACCGGCTGCTTCAGAGGAAGCAAATG GTTGTCGATGTCCTCCATCCGGGCAAAGCCACAGTCCCCAAGACTGAGATCCGGGAGAAGCTGGCCAAAATGTACAAGACCACCCCTGACGTTGTGTTCGTCTTCGGCTTCAGGACCCAGTTTGGTGGCGGCAAGACGACGGGCTTCGCCATGGTCTACGACTCTCTCGACTACGCTAAGAAAAACGAGCCCAAGCACAGACTGGCCAGG CACGGTCTCTATGAGAAGAAGAAGTCCTCCAGAAAACAGCGCAAGGAACGCAAGAACAGAATGAAGAAAGTACGAGGCACCAAGAAAGCCAGTGTGGGCGCTGCTGGCAAAAAG TGA